In Geotalea uraniireducens, one genomic interval encodes:
- a CDS encoding citrate (Si)-synthase, translating to MALKETLRQKIDEFRPRTTRLAKEFGKVKIDEVTIEQCIGGARDIRCLVTDISYLDPQEGIRFRGKTIPETFASLPKAPGSDYPTVESFWYFLLTGEVPSQAQVDAVLAEWKTRQEVPPYVFDTIRTLPRDSHPMAMLSVGITAMQRDSKFAALYNSGAFNKLTAWETVYEDASDIVARIPVIAAFIYNLKYQGDRQVAIDPTLDMGANFAQMIGQGEAYKDVARMYFILHSDHESGNVSAHTTHLVHSALSDPYYAYAAGLNGLAGPLHGRANQEVLDWTIKFQEKYCKDREPTKELITKALWDTLNSGQVIPGYGHAVLRKTDPRYISQREFCLKHLPEDPLFKLVSMIFEVAPGVLTEHGKTKNPWPNVDAQSGVIQWHYGVKEWDYYTVLFGVGRALGCMANLTWDRGLGYAIERPKSVTTPMLEEWAAQGGRR from the coding sequence ATGGCATTGAAAGAAACACTGAGACAGAAAATCGACGAATTTCGTCCCCGCACCACCAGGCTGGCCAAAGAGTTCGGCAAGGTCAAGATCGACGAGGTCACCATCGAACAGTGCATCGGCGGCGCCCGCGACATCCGTTGCCTGGTTACCGATATTTCCTATCTGGACCCGCAGGAGGGGATCCGGTTTCGCGGCAAGACCATTCCCGAAACCTTTGCCAGCCTTCCCAAGGCCCCGGGGTCGGATTACCCGACCGTCGAATCATTCTGGTATTTCCTGCTGACGGGCGAAGTCCCCAGCCAGGCCCAGGTCGATGCAGTGCTGGCCGAATGGAAGACCCGCCAGGAAGTTCCCCCGTATGTTTTCGATACCATTCGAACATTGCCACGGGACAGTCATCCCATGGCGATGCTTTCGGTGGGGATCACCGCTATGCAGCGGGATTCCAAATTCGCCGCCCTCTACAATTCCGGCGCATTCAACAAGTTGACCGCCTGGGAAACCGTCTATGAAGACGCCAGCGACATCGTCGCCCGTATCCCGGTCATTGCCGCCTTCATCTATAACCTGAAATACCAGGGGGATCGGCAGGTCGCCATCGACCCCACGCTGGACATGGGGGCCAATTTCGCCCAGATGATCGGGCAGGGGGAGGCGTACAAAGACGTGGCGCGGATGTACTTCATCCTGCACTCCGATCATGAATCGGGCAATGTCTCCGCCCACACCACCCACCTGGTGCATTCCGCGCTTTCCGATCCCTACTATGCCTATGCCGCCGGTTTGAACGGCCTGGCCGGGCCGCTCCACGGCCGCGCCAACCAGGAAGTGCTCGACTGGACCATCAAGTTCCAGGAGAAGTACTGCAAGGATCGCGAGCCGACCAAAGAACTCATTACCAAGGCATTGTGGGATACCCTCAACTCCGGCCAGGTGATCCCCGGTTACGGCCATGCCGTTTTGCGCAAAACCGATCCCCGCTATATTTCCCAGCGCGAGTTCTGCCTGAAGCATCTGCCGGAGGACCCGCTCTTCAAGCTGGTGTCGATGATTTTCGAGGTGGCACCGGGCGTTCTCACCGAGCATGGCAAGACCAAGAATCCGTGGCCCAACGTCGATGCCCAGTCCGGCGTCATCCAGTGGCATTACGGGGTCAAGGAGTGGGACTACTACACCGTTCTTTTCGGGGTCGGCCGGGCGCTCGGCTGTATGGCCAATCTCACCTGGGACCGCGGGCTCGGTTATGCTATCGAGCGACCGAAATCGGTGACCACCCCCATGCTTGAGGAGTGGGCGGCGCAAGGCGGCCGGCGGTAG